The genomic DNA CGACCAGGCGCACGCGCTCTTCGGCACCGACCTGCCCGAGCTCGACGTGCCCGAGACCGACGTCTGGGTCGCGGGCACGACGCTCGACCTCGCCGCCGAGCAGGTCACGCTGCGCGCCGCGGCGGGCGACCTGACGTCGGACCGGGTCGTCGCGCTGAGCGGCGTCGTGCGCGAGCTCGTCGTCGACAGCGTGCGCCGCGGCGCCGACCACGCCCGCGTGCGAGTGTGGGACGAGCCGGGCCGCCTGGTCGCCGAGGTCTTCGACCGCACGCTCGTCAAGGACCTGCTGGTGGGCCGCCGCCCGCCGTCGCACGGCTGGACCGACCCGGTCTGGACGGCCAACCAGGTCTGCGACCTGGTGCAGGTCCGCTCGAACCCGCGCGGGACCAGCGTCCGGCTGCACCTCGACAAGTAGGGCGTCCCCGGCCGGGGTCGCTCCTCAGGGGCGAGCGGTCTGCAGGTCCGCGAGGTGGCCCATGATCGTCGCCGTGAGGTTGTAGACGACGAGCTGTGCTCCGTCGGCGAACGACGCCTCCGCGGCCGCGCGGCCGTTGACGATGTCCATCCGCAGCCGCCCCTGGGCAGCCAGCTCGTCGTGCACGCGGCTGACCTGCGCGGCGTGCGGCGGGTCCTCCGGCGTGCTCGAGGCGGCGAGGTCGGCGACCCCGACCATGATCCCGTCGAGCCGCTCGGTCCCGACCACCTCGGTCACGGCGCGCACGCCCTCGGGCGACTCGATCATCCCGAAGACGAGCGTCTCGGCCAGCGCCCGCTGCTTGTGCTCGTCGGGACTGACCAGGCCGAAGCGGCCCGAGCGCCCGTACGTCGCGAACCCCCGGTGCCCGTACGGCGGGTAGTAGGCCGAGTCGACCAGCGCGGCCGCCTGGTCGGGGGTGTCGACGTGCGGGGCGACGACGCCCTGGGCGCCCGCGTCGAGCGCGCGGAGCACGAGGGCGGGTTCGTCGGAACCCACCCGCACCAGCACCGGCACCCCGTGCACGGCGGCGAAGGCGATGTGGCGTCGCAGCTCGACCACGTCGGCCGGTCCGTGCTCGCCGTCGAGGAGCAGGAAGTCGAAGCCGGCCACCGCGGCCATCTCGACGAGCTCCTCGCCGGGCGCGCGGAGCAGGGCACCGAGCACGCGCTCGCCGGCGTCGAGCCGGGCCTTGAGGCTGGGCACGCCGGTCACGCGACCATCCCGCCGGACAGGTCGACGTCGGCCCCGGTCATGCCCGGCATGGCCAGCATCGCCACGACCGCGGCGCCGACCTCGTCCTCGGTGATCATGCGCTGCAGCGCCGCGCGCGAGACGTACGCGGTCTCGGCCTCGGCGTACGAGGTACCCGTGCGCTCGGCCTCGAGGCGGAAGTTCCGGTCCATGCGCTCGCCCTGCACCGGGCCGGGGGAGAGGCTGTTGACGTTCACGCCCGAGGGTCCCACCTCGAAGGCGAGCGTCGAGGTGAGCCCGATGACGGCCAGCTTGGACGCCGTGTACGGCGTGCGGCGCGCGAGCGGGCGCTTGCCCGAGACCGACGCGAGGTTGATCACGTCGCCCGAGCCCCGCGCGGTCATGGCCGGCAGGAACGCGCGGCACATGAGGAAGACGCCGCGCACGTTGACGTCGAAGACCTCGTCCCACTCCTCGACGCCGATCTCGACCAGCGGCGCGACCGGCCCGGCGATCCCGGCGTTGTTCACCAGGACCGACACCTCGGTGCCCTCGAGCGCCTCCGCGAGCTGGTCGACCGACACCGGGTCGGCGACGTCGCAGACCCGCCACGACACCCGCTCGCCGAGCTCGTCGGACAGCTGCGCGAGCGGTTCGGGCCGCCGTCCGACGACGACGACCGACGCCCCGGCCCCGTGCAGCGCCCGCGCGATCGCGGCCCCGAGCCCGGTCCCGCCCCCGGTGACGAGCGCAGTGCGCCCCTCGAGCGCGCTCACGAGGAGGCTCCCCGTCGAAGGCCCAGAAACGCTCCCTGAGCTTGTCGAAGGGCCTCGAAGAGGTCGGCGTCCTCCGACCTCGGAACAGAGCGCCTCACGCCTGCCCAGCACCCGCCAGCGGGCTCACGAACCGTGCCTTCGCCTCGTCGATCCACGGGTACGAGTCTCCGAGGTGCTGGGCCGCACGGACGTCACCGGAGCGGGCATGCCCCTCGAACAGCTCGACCCGGGCCGCGCGGCCGCAGACCCGGCCGAGCT from Microlunatus sagamiharensis includes the following:
- a CDS encoding HpcH/HpaI aldolase family protein, with the translated sequence MTGVPSLKARLDAGERVLGALLRAPGEELVEMAAVAGFDFLLLDGEHGPADVVELRRHIAFAAVHGVPVLVRVGSDEPALVLRALDAGAQGVVAPHVDTPDQAAALVDSAYYPPYGHRGFATYGRSGRFGLVSPDEHKQRALAETLVFGMIESPEGVRAVTEVVGTERLDGIMVGVADLAASSTPEDPPHAAQVSRVHDELAAQGRLRMDIVNGRAAAEASFADGAQLVVYNLTATIMGHLADLQTARP
- a CDS encoding SDR family NAD(P)-dependent oxidoreductase → MSALEGRTALVTGGGTGLGAAIARALHGAGASVVVVGRRPEPLAQLSDELGERVSWRVCDVADPVSVDQLAEALEGTEVSVLVNNAGIAGPVAPLVEIGVEEWDEVFDVNVRGVFLMCRAFLPAMTARGSGDVINLASVSGKRPLARRTPYTASKLAVIGLTSTLAFEVGPSGVNVNSLSPGPVQGERMDRNFRLEAERTGTSYAEAETAYVSRAALQRMITEDEVGAAVVAMLAMPGMTGADVDLSGGMVA